One Misgurnus anguillicaudatus chromosome 22, ASM2758022v2, whole genome shotgun sequence DNA segment encodes these proteins:
- the LOC129441056 gene encoding N-acylethanolamine-hydrolyzing acid amidase — MKLQIFPLLTYFCVSTASFPPPVVNISLDVPADQRWAPLKNLYDLDFLKKAAAQVIDTTVPKWVHDAVKPIVRALEKYIPQPYAGEIRGMASIYGSDISDIVLLNFAYEVSAFCTSIVAQDIKGNIYHGRNLDYPHEVLKNLTLDVLFIKNGKVAYRGTTFAGYVGLWTGQSDNKFTVSGNQRDKGHWWENIISALLKSSPDSWLVRETLEEAEDFQNAVMRLAKVPIIADVYYIVGGVRPGEGVVITRDRGGSADIWPLDPLNGNWYRVETNFDHWLPSRDDRRNTAMKALNATGQDHIDMNSLYQVLSVYPVCRSHTVYTTVMSAAAPGKYTTRVRDMMCKNVSIS; from the exons ATGAAGCTTCAGATTTTTCCACTGTTAACTTATTTCTGCGTATCGACAGCAAGTTTTCCTCCTCCAGTGGTGAACATCAGTCTGGATGTGCCTGCGGATCAGAGATGGGCTCCTCTGAAAAACCTCTATGACCTTGACTTCTTAAAAAAAGCAGCAGCTCAGGTGATCGA CACAACTGTTCCCAAATGGGTTCATGATGCTGTTAAACCTATAGTGAGAGCTCTTGAGAAATACATCCCGCAACCATATGCTGGAGAAATACGGGGCATGGCATCCATCTACGGAAGTGACATTTCAGATATTGTGCTTTTAAACTTTGCTTATGAAGTGTCTGC GTTTTGCACCAGTATTGTCGCTCAGGATATAAAGGGAAATATATACCATGGCAGAAACCTGGATTATCCCCACGAGGTGTTAAAAAATCTAACTCTGGAcgttctttttattaaaaatggaAAG GTGGCATACAGGGGGACCACATTTGCTGGCTATGTTGGATTGTGGACAGGACAGAGTGACAACAAGTTTACAGTGTCTGGCAATCAGCGGG ATAAGGGACATTGGTGGGAGAATATAATTTCAGCTTTATTAAAAAGTTCCCCAGATAGCTGGCTAGTACGAGAG ACTCTTGAAGAAGCTGAGGATTTTCAGAATGCAGTCATGAGACTTGCAAAGGTACCAATCATAGCAGATGTGTATTACATTGTGGGAGGAGTTCGTCCTGGTGAGGGCGTGGTCATTACCAGAGACCGGGGTGGATCAGCAGATATCTGGCCTCTGGATCCACTTAATGGAAA TTGGTACCGCGTTGAAACAAATTTTGACCATTGGCTGCCTAGTAGAGACGATCGAAG AAACACGGCCATGAAAGCGTTGAACGCTACTGGCCAAGACCACATAGATATGAATTCTCTGTATCAG GTTTTGTCCGTGTATCCAGTATGTAGAAG CCATACAGTTTACACAACAGTCATGAGCGCAGCTGCACCTGGAAAATACACGACACGCGTTAGAGAC ATGATGTGTAAAAACGTCTCAATCAGCTAG
- the LOC141358993 gene encoding N-acylethanolamine-hydrolyzing acid amidase-like — translation MKLQIFPLLTYFCVSTASFPPPVVNISLDVPADQRWAPLKNLYDVDFLKKAAAQVIDSTVPKWVHDAVKPIVRALEKYIPQPYAEEIRGMASFYGSDISDIVLLNFAYEVSTFCTSIVAQDIKGNIYHGRNLDCPHDVLRNLTLDVVFIKNGQVAYRGTTFAGYVGLWTGQSDKKFTVSGNQRNKGHWWENVISALFKSSPVSWLVRETLEEAEDFQNAVNRLKKVPIIADVYYIVGGVRPGEGVVITRDRDGSADIWPLDPVNGNWYRVETNFDHWLPSKDDRRDTAMKALNATGQDHIDMNSLYQVLSVYPVCRNHTVYTTVMSAAAPGKYTTRVRDMMCKNVSIS, via the exons ATGAAGCTTCAGATTTTTCCACTGTTAACTTATTTCTGCGTATCGACAGCAAGTTTTCCTCCTCCAGTGGTGAACATCAGTCTGGATGTGCCTGCAGATCAGAGATGGGCTCCTCTGAAAAACCTCTATGACGTTGACTTCTTAAAAAAAGCAGCAGCTCAGGTGATCGA CTCAACTGTTCCCAAATGGGTTCATGATGCTGTCAAACCTATAGTGAGAGCTCTTGAGAAATACATCCCGCAACCATATGCTGAAGAAATACGGGGCATGGCATCCTTCTACGGAAGTGACATTTCAGATATTGTGCTTTTAAACTTTGCTTATGAAGTGTCTAC GTTTTGCACCAGTATTGTCGCTCAGGATATAAAGGGAAATATATACCATGGCAGAAACCTGGATTGTCCCCACGATGTGTTAAGAAATCTAACTTTggatgttgtttttattaaaaatggaCAG GTGGCATACAGGGGGACCACATTTGCTGGCTATGTTGGATTGTGGACAGGACAGAGTGACAAGAAGTTTACAGTGTCTGGCAATCAGCGCA ATAAGGGACATTGGTGGGAGAATGTAATTTCAGCTTTATTCAAAAGTTCCCCGGTTAGCTGGCTAGTACGAGAG ACTCTTGAAGAAGCTGAGGATTTTCAGAATGCAGTCAACAGACTTAAAAAGGTACCAATCATAGCAGATGTGTATTACATTGTGGGAGGAGTTCGTCCTGGTGAGGGCGTGGTCATTACCAGAGACCGGGATGGATCAGCAGATATCTGGCCTCTGGATCCAGTCAATGGAAA TTGGTACCGCGTTGAAACAAATTTTGACCATTGGCTGCCTAGTAAAGACGATCGAAG AGACACGGCCATGAAAGCCTTGAACGCTACTGGCCAAGACCACATAGATATGAATTCTCTGTATCAG GTTTTGTCCGTGTATCCAGTATGTAGAAA CCATACAGTTTACACAACAGTCATGAGCGCAGCTGCACCTGGAAAATACACGACACGCGTTAGAGAC
- the LOC129441057 gene encoding flavin reductase (NADPH), producing the protein MKIAVLGATGQTGQQLVFQALQQGHTVTAIVRNPAKLTVTHDNLKVVEADIFSEDGLKPHFKDQDAVLSCLGFPISFIYGVTGYTQSMKAAINAMRDVKVNRIITMTSWYTDPNSGTNASYLIRFMLLPMIRSVLSNMYEMETFLTQTDDINWTVVRPPGLKNIPTTANEFLTHEGYYVPDENGLPIGQTVSRGDVARFMLSLLNNNAWMKKAVAIITK; encoded by the exons ATGAAGATCGCTGTGCTCGGTGCAACAGGTCAAACAGGACAGCAGCTGGTATTTCAGGCTTTACAACAGGGACACACTGTCACAGCCATTGTCAGAAACCCTGCAAAACTCACTGTAACACATGACAATCTCAAG GTGGTTGAAGCAGACATTTTTTCAGAAGATGGTCTGAAACCGCACTTCAAAGATCAGGATGCTGTGCTATCCTGTCTTGGCTTTCCAATCTCATTTATCTATGGAGTCACCGGCTACACCCAATCTATGAAGGCAGCAATAAATGCAATGCGTGATGTCAAAGTTAATCGAATCATCACCATGACATCATGGTACACTGATC CTAATTCGGGTACCAATGCTTCCTATCTTATCCGCTTTATGTTGCTACCGATGATTAGAAGTGTCCTGAGCAACATGTATGAAATGGAAACCTTTCTAACGCAGACAGATGACATCAACTGGACTGTTGTCAGGCCTCCAGGTCTCAAAAACATACCAACAACAG CCAATGAGTTTCTAACTCACGAAGGTTACTATGTTCCTGATGAAAATGGTCTTCCTATTGGCCAGACTGTGTCGAGGGGAGATGTGGCACGCTTCATGCTCTCGCTACTCAACAACAATGCTTGGATGAAGAAGGCTGTTGCTATCATCACCAAATGA